The Alnus glutinosa chromosome 7, dhAlnGlut1.1, whole genome shotgun sequence genome includes a region encoding these proteins:
- the LOC133872547 gene encoding phospholipid-transporting ATPase 1-like isoform X1 — protein MNSDSHLPLKIGSLNCLCHNDSPSSSIFDESQCNLLGDFSPVASIGGEKPPPLEHHRTCSLAQLESAAESRVLEQFPLECPRQERRRRLVSWGAMELQHNHISNNSIDSTSASFEISSSKPRRSLRRSRHKSLQFEDNFSSNEANPRLIYIDDPRKTNDKYEFSGNEIRTSKYTIITFLPKNLFIQFHRVAYLYFLAIAALNQLPPLAVFGRTVSLFPLLFVLCVTAIKDGYEDWRRHRSDRNENNREALVHQNGEFRSKEWKKIQAGEVVKICADETIPCDMVLLGSSDPSGLAYIQTMNLDGESNLKTRYARQETALAVSEGISGLIRCEQPNRNIYEFTANMEFRGQRLPLSQSNIVLRGCQLKNTQWIIGVVVYAGQETKAMMNSAASPSKRSKLESYMNRETLWLSIFLFVMCLVVAVGMGLWLLRHKEELDTLPYYRKIYFTNGRDKWKRYKYYGIPMETFFSFLSSIIVFQIMIPISLYITMELVRLGQSYFMIEDGDMYDSSSGSRFQCRSLNINEDLGQIRYVFSDKTGTLTENKMEFQRASVYGKNYERSLLMVDPLLEKNIAATDRRRWKLKSEVAVDSELMELLHKDVIGDERIAAHEFFLTLAACNTVIPILDRGTSSSCIKGELHEEVESIDYQGESPDEQALVAAASAYGYTLFERTSGHIVIDVNGEKLRLDVLGLHEFDSVRKRMSVVIRFPDGAVKVLVKGADTSMFSILADDTEMGDHIRNATQSHLSDYSSQGLRTLVVAARDLTDAELEMWQCRYEDASTSLNDRVIKLRQTAAFIESNLKLLGATAIEDKLQDGVPETIEALRQAGIKVWVLTGDKQETAISIGLSCKLLTSDMQQIIINGSSEDECRNLLADAKSKYGVKSSIGRNQNLNSGNAETDYLEIPVDMKLSNVPRWNAGKEDGISRVPLALIIDGNSLVYILEKKDLESELFDLATSCRVVLCCRVAPLQKAGIVDLIKSRIDDMTLAIGDGANDVSMIQMADVGVGICGQEGRQAVMASDFAMGQFRFLKRLLLVHGHWNYQRVGYLVLYNFYRNAVFVLMLFWYILCTAFSTTSALTDWSSVFYSVIYTSIPTIVVGILDKDLSHKTLLRYPKLYGAGHRQEAYNMRLFWITMVDTLWQSLVLFYIPLFTYKESSVDIWSMGSLWTIAVVVLVNMHLAMDIWRWEIFTHIAVWGSIFITYACMVVLDSIPVFPNYWTIYHLANSPTYWLTILLIIVVALLPRFLFKVVHQIFWPSDIQIAREAEILRKHDGWGQS, from the exons ATGAATTCTGATTCTCATTTGCCTCTGAAAATCGGTTCCTTGAACTGTCTCTGCCACAATGATTCCCCCTCTTCTTCGATTTTCGACGAGTCTCAATGCAACCTATTAGGCGACTTCAGTCCGGTCGCTTCGATCGGAGGCGAGAAACCGCCACCACTGGAGCATCATCGCACTTGTTCTCTGGCGCAATTGGAATCGGCTGCGGAGTCTAGGGTTTTGGAGCAGTTTCCATTGGAATGCCCCAGGCAGGAGAGGAGGCGACGCCTGGTGTCTTGGGGTGCAATGGAGCTGCAGCATAATCACATCAGTAACAATAGCATCGATTCCACTTCCGCATCGTTTGAAATCTCTAGTAGTAAGCCTCGGAGGAGCCTCCGCCGTAGCCGCCACAAGAGCTTGCAGTTTGAGGATAATTTTTCGTCAAATGAAGCGAATCCGAGGTTGATCTACATTGATGATCCAAGGAAGACCAACGACAAGTATGAGTTCTCTGGGAATGAGATTCGAACGAGCAAGTACACGATCATAACCTTCTTGCCCAAGAATTTGTTCATTCAGTTCCATCGCGTTGCCTATTTGTACTTCCTAGCTATTGCTGCTCTCAATCAGCTTCCGCCTTTGGCAGTGTTTGGGAGAACTGTGTCACTTTTTCCCCTCCTGTTCGTGCTTTGTGTCACGGCTATCAAAGATGGGTATGAGGATTGGAGAAGACACCGATCGGATAGGAATGAGAACAACCGGGAGGCTCTCGTGCATCAGAATGGTGAATTCCGATCGAAGGAATGGAAGAAGATACAGGCGGGTGAGGTGGTGAAAATCTGTGCTGATGAGACCATCCCTTGTGACATGGTTTTGTTAGGGTCCAGTGATCCTAGTGGACTTGCATATATCCAGACTATGAATTTGGATGGTGAGTCGAACTTGAAGACAAGGTATGCCCGGCAGGAAACTGCTTTAGCAGTATCTGAAGGGATATCAGGGCTCATCAGATGTGAGCAACCAAATAGGAATATATATGAGTTCACTGCCAACATGGAGTTCAGAGGGCAAAGGCTTCCCCTTAGCCAGTCGAATATAGTTTTGCGGGGTTGTCAGCTGAAGAACACGCAGTGGATAATTGGTGTTGTGGTTTATGCCGGACAGGAAACAAAAGCAATGATGAACAGTGCAGCCTCCCCTTCCAAGAGAAGCAAATTGGAGAGTTACATGAATAGAGAAACCCTTTGGTTGTCTATTTTTCTGTTTGTCATGTGCCTAGTGGTGGCCGTTGGGATGGGCCTATGGCTCCTACGCCACAAGGAAGAGCTTGATACCTTGCCTTATTACAGAAAGATATACTTCACAAATGGGAGGGATAAATGGAAAAGATACAAATATTATGGGATACCCATGGAgacctttttctcctttttgagtTCTATTATTGTGTTTCAGATTATGATTCCAATATCTCTTTATATTACAATGGAGTTGGTTCGTTTGGGTCAGTCATATTTCATGATTGAAGACGGGGATATGTATGACAGTAGTTCTGGCTCAAGGTTCCAGTGCAGATCATTGAATATAAATGAGGATTTGGGTCAAATACGCTATGTTTTTTCGGACAAAACCGGGACACTTACTGAAAACAAAATGGAATTCCAAAGAGCAAGTGTGTATGGTAAAAATTATGAGAGATCCTTGCTTATGGTGGATCCACTGCTCGAAAAGAACATTGCTG CAACAGATCGAAGGAGGTGGAAACTTAAATCTGAAGTTGCCGTTGATTCTGAACTTATGGAATTGTTGCACAAAGATGTAATTGGAGATGAAAGGATTGCTGCGCATGAGTTTTTCCTCACATTGGCTGCATGTAATACTGTGATTCCTATTCTTGACCGTGGTACATCTTCTAGTTGTATTAAGGGTGAATTGCATGAAGAGGTAGAATCTATTGATTATCAGGGAGAATCTCCTGATGAGCAAGCACTAGTTGCTGCAGCCTCTGCATATGGATATACTCTTTTTGAGCGCACATCTGGGCATATTGTGATCGATGTCAATGGTGAGAAACTAAG GTTGGATGTGCTGGGGCTGCATGAATTTGATAGTGTACGAAAAAGAATGTCTGTTGTTATCAGATTTCCTGACGGTGCGGTAAAGGTGTTGGTGAAAGGAGCTGATACTTCGATGTTCAGCATTTTAGCAGATGACACTGAGATGGGTGATCATATAAGGAATGCCACTCAAAGCCATCTTAGTGATTATTCATCACAAGGTTTACGTACACTTGTAGTAGCTGCCAGGGATCTTACAGATGCAGAGCTTGAGATGTGGCAATGCAGGTATGAGGATGCTAGCACCTCATTGAATGACAGAGTGATAAAGCTACGTCAAACGGCAGCTTTTATAGAATCCAACTTAAAGCTTCTTGGGGCTACTGCAATTGAGGACAAGCTACAAGATGGTGTTCCAGAAACCATTGAGGCTCTCAGGCAAGCCGGAATCAAGGTCTGGGTTCTGACAGGTGATAAGCAAGAAACAGCGATTTCGATTGGTCTCTCTTGCAAGCTCCTGACCTCGGATATGCAgcaaattattataaatggcaGTTCTGAAGATGAATGCAGAAATCTTTTGGCTGATGCTAAATCCAAATATGGTGTTAAATCATCGATTGGAAGAAATCAGAATCTGAACTCAGGGAATGCTGAAACAGACTATCTTGAGATACCCGTCGATATGAAATTGTCCAATGTGCCTAGGTGGAATGCAGGGAAGGAAGATGGAATCTCAAGGGTGCCACTAGCACTCATAATCGATGGAAACAGTTTGGTGTATATCTTGGAAAAAAAGGATCTCGAGTCAGAG CTTTTCGACCTTGCAACTTCTTGTAGAGTTGTGCTGTGCTGTCGTGTTGCACCCTTGCAAAAAGCTGGAATAGTTGATCTGATCAAGAGTCGCATAGATGATATGACGCTGGCTATAGGTGATG GGGCCAATGATGTTTCAATGATCCAAATGGCGGATGTTGGTGTTGGAATATGCGGCCAGGAAGGGCGTCAAGCAGTGATGGCATCAGATTTTGCCATGGGACAGTTTCGGTTTTTGAAAAGATTACTTTTGGTGCATGGACACTGGAATTATCAGCGTGTCGGTTACTTGGTTCTGTACAACTTTTACCGTAACGCTGTCTTTGTATTGATGCTATTCTG GTACATATTATGTACAGCTTTTTCAACAACTTCTGCTTTAACAGATTGGAGCAGTGTATTTTATTCTGTTATTTATACTTCTATTCCTACCATTGTTGTTGGTATTCTGGACAAAGACTTAAGCCATAAGACACTGTTACGATATCCAAAGCTCTATGGTGCTGGGCATAGACAGGAAGCTTACAATATGCGTCTCTTTTGGATCACGATGGTTGACACACTATGGCAGAGTCTCGTTCTGTTCTATATACCCTTGTTCACCTATAAAGAAAGCTCAGTTGATATTTGGAGCATGGGCAGTTTGTGGACAATTGCAGTTGTTGTTCTGGTGAATATGCACTTGGCTATGGATATTTGGCGCTGGGAAATATTTACTCATATTGCAGTGTGGGgatcaatttttattacatACGCCTGTATGGTGGTATTGGATTCTATACCAGTCTTTCCCAATTACTG GACAATTTACCATCTGGCAAACTCACCTACCTATTGGCTTACCATTTTGCTTATTATAGTTGTAGCGTTGCTTCCTCGCTTCCTTTTCAAAGTTGTACATCAGATATTTTGGCCTTCAGATATCCAGATAGCTAGAGAAGCTGAGATACTAAGAAAACATGATGGTTGGGGTCAAAGCTAG
- the LOC133872547 gene encoding phospholipid-transporting ATPase 1-like isoform X2, with translation MNSDSHLPLKIGSLNCLCHNDSPSSSIFDESQCNLLGDFSPVASIGGEKPPPLEHHRTCSLAQLESAAESRVLEQFPLECPRQERRRRLVSWGAMELQHNHISNNSIDSTSASFEISSSKPRRSLRRSRHKSLQFEDNFSSNEANPRLIYIDDPRKTNDKYEFSGNEIRTSKYTIITFLPKNLFIQFHRVAYLYFLAIAALNQLPPLAVFGRTVSLFPLLFVLCVTAIKDGYEDWRRHRSDRNENNREALVHQNGEFRSKEWKKIQAGEVVKICADETIPCDMVLLGSSDPSGLAYIQTMNLDGESNLKTRYARQETALAVSEGISGLIRCEQPNRNIYEFTANMEFRGQRLPLSQSNIVLRGCQLKNTQWIIGVVVYAGQETKAMMNSAASPSKRSKLESYMNRETLWLSIFLFVMCLVVAVGMGLWLLRHKEELDTLPYYRKIYFTNGRDKWKRYKYYGIPMETFFSFLSSIIVFQIMIPISLYITMELVRLGQSYFMIEDGDMYDSSSGSRFQCRSLNINEDLGQIRYVFSDKTGTLTENKMEFQRASVYGKNYERSLLMVDPLLEKNIADRRRWKLKSEVAVDSELMELLHKDVIGDERIAAHEFFLTLAACNTVIPILDRGTSSSCIKGELHEEVESIDYQGESPDEQALVAAASAYGYTLFERTSGHIVIDVNGEKLRLDVLGLHEFDSVRKRMSVVIRFPDGAVKVLVKGADTSMFSILADDTEMGDHIRNATQSHLSDYSSQGLRTLVVAARDLTDAELEMWQCRYEDASTSLNDRVIKLRQTAAFIESNLKLLGATAIEDKLQDGVPETIEALRQAGIKVWVLTGDKQETAISIGLSCKLLTSDMQQIIINGSSEDECRNLLADAKSKYGVKSSIGRNQNLNSGNAETDYLEIPVDMKLSNVPRWNAGKEDGISRVPLALIIDGNSLVYILEKKDLESELFDLATSCRVVLCCRVAPLQKAGIVDLIKSRIDDMTLAIGDGANDVSMIQMADVGVGICGQEGRQAVMASDFAMGQFRFLKRLLLVHGHWNYQRVGYLVLYNFYRNAVFVLMLFWYILCTAFSTTSALTDWSSVFYSVIYTSIPTIVVGILDKDLSHKTLLRYPKLYGAGHRQEAYNMRLFWITMVDTLWQSLVLFYIPLFTYKESSVDIWSMGSLWTIAVVVLVNMHLAMDIWRWEIFTHIAVWGSIFITYACMVVLDSIPVFPNYWTIYHLANSPTYWLTILLIIVVALLPRFLFKVVHQIFWPSDIQIAREAEILRKHDGWGQS, from the exons ATGAATTCTGATTCTCATTTGCCTCTGAAAATCGGTTCCTTGAACTGTCTCTGCCACAATGATTCCCCCTCTTCTTCGATTTTCGACGAGTCTCAATGCAACCTATTAGGCGACTTCAGTCCGGTCGCTTCGATCGGAGGCGAGAAACCGCCACCACTGGAGCATCATCGCACTTGTTCTCTGGCGCAATTGGAATCGGCTGCGGAGTCTAGGGTTTTGGAGCAGTTTCCATTGGAATGCCCCAGGCAGGAGAGGAGGCGACGCCTGGTGTCTTGGGGTGCAATGGAGCTGCAGCATAATCACATCAGTAACAATAGCATCGATTCCACTTCCGCATCGTTTGAAATCTCTAGTAGTAAGCCTCGGAGGAGCCTCCGCCGTAGCCGCCACAAGAGCTTGCAGTTTGAGGATAATTTTTCGTCAAATGAAGCGAATCCGAGGTTGATCTACATTGATGATCCAAGGAAGACCAACGACAAGTATGAGTTCTCTGGGAATGAGATTCGAACGAGCAAGTACACGATCATAACCTTCTTGCCCAAGAATTTGTTCATTCAGTTCCATCGCGTTGCCTATTTGTACTTCCTAGCTATTGCTGCTCTCAATCAGCTTCCGCCTTTGGCAGTGTTTGGGAGAACTGTGTCACTTTTTCCCCTCCTGTTCGTGCTTTGTGTCACGGCTATCAAAGATGGGTATGAGGATTGGAGAAGACACCGATCGGATAGGAATGAGAACAACCGGGAGGCTCTCGTGCATCAGAATGGTGAATTCCGATCGAAGGAATGGAAGAAGATACAGGCGGGTGAGGTGGTGAAAATCTGTGCTGATGAGACCATCCCTTGTGACATGGTTTTGTTAGGGTCCAGTGATCCTAGTGGACTTGCATATATCCAGACTATGAATTTGGATGGTGAGTCGAACTTGAAGACAAGGTATGCCCGGCAGGAAACTGCTTTAGCAGTATCTGAAGGGATATCAGGGCTCATCAGATGTGAGCAACCAAATAGGAATATATATGAGTTCACTGCCAACATGGAGTTCAGAGGGCAAAGGCTTCCCCTTAGCCAGTCGAATATAGTTTTGCGGGGTTGTCAGCTGAAGAACACGCAGTGGATAATTGGTGTTGTGGTTTATGCCGGACAGGAAACAAAAGCAATGATGAACAGTGCAGCCTCCCCTTCCAAGAGAAGCAAATTGGAGAGTTACATGAATAGAGAAACCCTTTGGTTGTCTATTTTTCTGTTTGTCATGTGCCTAGTGGTGGCCGTTGGGATGGGCCTATGGCTCCTACGCCACAAGGAAGAGCTTGATACCTTGCCTTATTACAGAAAGATATACTTCACAAATGGGAGGGATAAATGGAAAAGATACAAATATTATGGGATACCCATGGAgacctttttctcctttttgagtTCTATTATTGTGTTTCAGATTATGATTCCAATATCTCTTTATATTACAATGGAGTTGGTTCGTTTGGGTCAGTCATATTTCATGATTGAAGACGGGGATATGTATGACAGTAGTTCTGGCTCAAGGTTCCAGTGCAGATCATTGAATATAAATGAGGATTTGGGTCAAATACGCTATGTTTTTTCGGACAAAACCGGGACACTTACTGAAAACAAAATGGAATTCCAAAGAGCAAGTGTGTATGGTAAAAATTATGAGAGATCCTTGCTTATGGTGGATCCACTGCTCGAAAAGAACATTGCTG ATCGAAGGAGGTGGAAACTTAAATCTGAAGTTGCCGTTGATTCTGAACTTATGGAATTGTTGCACAAAGATGTAATTGGAGATGAAAGGATTGCTGCGCATGAGTTTTTCCTCACATTGGCTGCATGTAATACTGTGATTCCTATTCTTGACCGTGGTACATCTTCTAGTTGTATTAAGGGTGAATTGCATGAAGAGGTAGAATCTATTGATTATCAGGGAGAATCTCCTGATGAGCAAGCACTAGTTGCTGCAGCCTCTGCATATGGATATACTCTTTTTGAGCGCACATCTGGGCATATTGTGATCGATGTCAATGGTGAGAAACTAAG GTTGGATGTGCTGGGGCTGCATGAATTTGATAGTGTACGAAAAAGAATGTCTGTTGTTATCAGATTTCCTGACGGTGCGGTAAAGGTGTTGGTGAAAGGAGCTGATACTTCGATGTTCAGCATTTTAGCAGATGACACTGAGATGGGTGATCATATAAGGAATGCCACTCAAAGCCATCTTAGTGATTATTCATCACAAGGTTTACGTACACTTGTAGTAGCTGCCAGGGATCTTACAGATGCAGAGCTTGAGATGTGGCAATGCAGGTATGAGGATGCTAGCACCTCATTGAATGACAGAGTGATAAAGCTACGTCAAACGGCAGCTTTTATAGAATCCAACTTAAAGCTTCTTGGGGCTACTGCAATTGAGGACAAGCTACAAGATGGTGTTCCAGAAACCATTGAGGCTCTCAGGCAAGCCGGAATCAAGGTCTGGGTTCTGACAGGTGATAAGCAAGAAACAGCGATTTCGATTGGTCTCTCTTGCAAGCTCCTGACCTCGGATATGCAgcaaattattataaatggcaGTTCTGAAGATGAATGCAGAAATCTTTTGGCTGATGCTAAATCCAAATATGGTGTTAAATCATCGATTGGAAGAAATCAGAATCTGAACTCAGGGAATGCTGAAACAGACTATCTTGAGATACCCGTCGATATGAAATTGTCCAATGTGCCTAGGTGGAATGCAGGGAAGGAAGATGGAATCTCAAGGGTGCCACTAGCACTCATAATCGATGGAAACAGTTTGGTGTATATCTTGGAAAAAAAGGATCTCGAGTCAGAG CTTTTCGACCTTGCAACTTCTTGTAGAGTTGTGCTGTGCTGTCGTGTTGCACCCTTGCAAAAAGCTGGAATAGTTGATCTGATCAAGAGTCGCATAGATGATATGACGCTGGCTATAGGTGATG GGGCCAATGATGTTTCAATGATCCAAATGGCGGATGTTGGTGTTGGAATATGCGGCCAGGAAGGGCGTCAAGCAGTGATGGCATCAGATTTTGCCATGGGACAGTTTCGGTTTTTGAAAAGATTACTTTTGGTGCATGGACACTGGAATTATCAGCGTGTCGGTTACTTGGTTCTGTACAACTTTTACCGTAACGCTGTCTTTGTATTGATGCTATTCTG GTACATATTATGTACAGCTTTTTCAACAACTTCTGCTTTAACAGATTGGAGCAGTGTATTTTATTCTGTTATTTATACTTCTATTCCTACCATTGTTGTTGGTATTCTGGACAAAGACTTAAGCCATAAGACACTGTTACGATATCCAAAGCTCTATGGTGCTGGGCATAGACAGGAAGCTTACAATATGCGTCTCTTTTGGATCACGATGGTTGACACACTATGGCAGAGTCTCGTTCTGTTCTATATACCCTTGTTCACCTATAAAGAAAGCTCAGTTGATATTTGGAGCATGGGCAGTTTGTGGACAATTGCAGTTGTTGTTCTGGTGAATATGCACTTGGCTATGGATATTTGGCGCTGGGAAATATTTACTCATATTGCAGTGTGGGgatcaatttttattacatACGCCTGTATGGTGGTATTGGATTCTATACCAGTCTTTCCCAATTACTG GACAATTTACCATCTGGCAAACTCACCTACCTATTGGCTTACCATTTTGCTTATTATAGTTGTAGCGTTGCTTCCTCGCTTCCTTTTCAAAGTTGTACATCAGATATTTTGGCCTTCAGATATCCAGATAGCTAGAGAAGCTGAGATACTAAGAAAACATGATGGTTGGGGTCAAAGCTAG